The following proteins are co-located in the Micromonospora viridifaciens genome:
- a CDS encoding HhH-GPD family protein yields the protein MSEPTFATLVSRWYERNARDLPWREPGVGAWAILVSEVMLQQTPVVRVLPAWRAWLDRWPTPAALAEDTPAEAIRMWGRLGYPRRAVRLRDCAVAIVERHGGEVPDRLDQLLALPGVGTYTARAVAAFAFSQRHPVVDTNVRRVVCRAIAGEPDAGPATRPADLVATEKLLPAEPAAAALASAAFMELGAVICTARSPRCAMCPVESVCAWRASGQEAPSGPSRRPQRYAGTDRQVRGLLLAVLRETTGPVPHQRLDQVWPDDVQRTRALAGLVTDGLVEPVGEDSFRLLGDGPPMVPLS from the coding sequence ATGTCCGAGCCCACCTTCGCCACCCTGGTCAGCCGCTGGTACGAGCGGAACGCCCGCGACCTGCCATGGCGCGAGCCGGGCGTGGGCGCGTGGGCGATCCTGGTCAGCGAGGTCATGCTCCAGCAGACGCCGGTGGTCCGGGTGCTGCCCGCCTGGCGGGCCTGGCTCGATCGCTGGCCCACCCCGGCCGCGCTGGCCGAGGACACTCCGGCCGAGGCGATCCGGATGTGGGGACGGCTGGGCTACCCCCGCCGGGCGGTACGGCTGCGGGACTGCGCGGTGGCGATCGTGGAACGGCACGGTGGCGAGGTGCCCGACCGGCTGGACCAGTTGCTGGCCCTGCCGGGCGTCGGGACGTACACGGCCCGGGCGGTGGCGGCGTTCGCGTTCAGTCAGCGGCACCCGGTGGTCGACACCAACGTACGCCGGGTGGTGTGCCGGGCGATCGCCGGCGAGCCGGACGCCGGCCCGGCCACCCGCCCGGCCGACCTGGTCGCCACCGAGAAACTGCTGCCGGCCGAGCCGGCCGCCGCGGCGCTGGCCAGCGCCGCGTTCATGGAGCTCGGCGCCGTGATCTGCACCGCCCGCTCGCCCCGCTGCGCGATGTGCCCGGTCGAGTCGGTCTGCGCCTGGCGCGCGTCCGGCCAGGAAGCCCCGTCCGGCCCCAGCCGCCGCCCCCAGCGCTACGCCGGCACCGACCGCCAGGTCCGCGGTCTGCTGCTCGCGGTGCTCCGGGAGACGACCGGCCCGGTGCCACACCAGCGGCTGGACCAGGTCTGGCCCGACGACGTGCAACGCACCCGGGCGCTGGCCGGCCTGGTCACCGACGGCCTGGTGGAGCCGGTCGGCGAGGACTCCTTCCGCCTGCTCGGCGACGGCCCCCCGATGGTCCCCCTCTCCTGA
- a CDS encoding ATP-dependent Clp protease ATP-binding subunit — protein sequence MFERFTDRARRVVVLAQEEARMLNHNYIGTEHILLGLIHEGEGVAAKALESLGISLEGVRQQVEEIIGQGQQAPSGHIPFTPRAKKVLELSLREALQLGHNYIGTEHILLGLIREGEGVAAQVLVKLGADLNRVRQQVIQLLSGYQGKEPAAAGTAPGEAAPSTSLVLDQFGRNLTQAAREGKLDPVIGREKEIERVMQVLSRRTKNNPVLIGEPGVGKTAVVEGLSQKIIKGEVPETLKDKQLYTLDLGALVAGSRYRGDFEERLKKVLKEIRTRGDIILFIDEIHTLVGAGAAEGAIDAASILKPMLARGELQTIGATTLDEYRKHLEKDAALERRFQPIQVGEPSLAHTIEILKGLRDRYEAHHRVSITDAALVAAATLADRYISDRFLPDKAIDLIDEAGARMRIRRMTAPPDLRDFDERIAQVRRDKESAIDAQDFERAAQLRDKEKQLLGQKAQREKEWKAGDLDVVSEVDDEQIAEVLGNWTGIPVYKLTEEETSRLLRMEDELHKRVIGQEDAVKAVSKAIRRTRAGLKDPKRPSGSFIFAGPSGVGKTELSKALAEFLFGSEDALIQLDMSEFHDRYTVSRLVGAPPGYVGYDEGGQLTEKVRRRPFSVVLFDEIEKAHPDVFNTLLQILEDGRLTDGQGRIVDFKNTVIILTTNLGTRDVAKAVSLGFQASEDSESNYDRMKQKVNDELKQHFRPEFLNRIDDTIVFHQLRENEILSIVDIMIARIETQLRNKDMGLELTDNAKKYLAKKGFDPVLGARPLRRTIQRDIEDNLSERILFNELTPGQIVVVDCEGDPSNIDKSKLVFRGADRPVAVPDAVPADLGGAATAGADE from the coding sequence ATGTTCGAGCGGTTCACCGACCGAGCGCGACGGGTTGTCGTCCTGGCCCAGGAAGAGGCCCGGATGCTCAACCACAACTACATCGGTACGGAGCACATCCTGCTGGGCCTGATCCACGAGGGTGAGGGTGTCGCGGCAAAGGCCCTGGAGAGCCTCGGCATCTCCCTCGAGGGCGTCCGTCAGCAGGTCGAGGAGATCATCGGCCAGGGCCAGCAGGCGCCGAGCGGGCACATCCCGTTCACGCCGCGGGCCAAGAAGGTGCTGGAGCTGTCGCTGCGTGAGGCGCTGCAGCTCGGCCACAACTACATCGGCACCGAGCACATCCTGCTCGGCCTGATCCGTGAGGGCGAGGGCGTGGCCGCCCAGGTGCTGGTCAAGCTCGGCGCCGACCTCAACCGGGTCCGCCAGCAGGTGATCCAGCTGCTCTCCGGCTACCAGGGCAAGGAGCCGGCCGCCGCGGGCACCGCGCCGGGCGAGGCCGCGCCGTCGACCAGCCTGGTGCTGGACCAGTTCGGCCGCAACCTGACCCAGGCCGCCCGCGAGGGCAAGCTCGACCCGGTCATCGGGCGCGAGAAGGAAATCGAGCGGGTCATGCAGGTGCTCTCCCGCCGTACCAAGAACAACCCGGTCCTGATCGGTGAGCCCGGCGTCGGTAAGACCGCCGTGGTCGAGGGCCTGTCCCAGAAGATCATCAAGGGCGAGGTGCCCGAGACGCTGAAGGACAAGCAGCTCTACACGCTCGACCTCGGGGCCCTGGTGGCCGGTTCCCGCTACCGCGGTGACTTCGAGGAGCGCCTGAAGAAGGTGCTCAAGGAGATCCGCACCCGCGGCGACATCATCCTGTTCATCGACGAGATCCACACCCTGGTGGGTGCGGGTGCCGCCGAGGGCGCGATCGACGCCGCCAGCATCCTCAAGCCGATGCTGGCCCGTGGCGAGCTGCAGACCATCGGTGCCACCACCCTCGACGAGTACCGCAAGCACCTGGAGAAGGACGCCGCTCTCGAGCGCCGCTTCCAGCCGATCCAGGTGGGTGAGCCCTCGCTGGCCCACACCATCGAGATCCTCAAGGGCCTGCGCGACCGCTACGAGGCGCACCACCGGGTCTCGATCACGGACGCAGCTCTCGTTGCGGCCGCAACTCTGGCCGATCGATACATCTCCGACCGCTTCCTGCCGGACAAGGCGATCGACCTGATCGACGAGGCCGGTGCCCGGATGCGGATCCGCCGGATGACCGCGCCGCCAGACCTGCGCGACTTCGACGAGCGCATCGCCCAGGTGCGCCGCGACAAGGAGTCCGCGATCGACGCGCAGGACTTCGAGCGGGCCGCTCAGCTCCGCGACAAGGAGAAGCAGCTGCTCGGCCAGAAGGCCCAGCGGGAGAAGGAGTGGAAGGCCGGCGACCTGGACGTCGTCAGCGAGGTCGACGACGAGCAGATCGCCGAGGTGCTCGGCAACTGGACCGGCATCCCGGTCTACAAGCTGACCGAGGAGGAGACCTCGCGCCTGCTTCGCATGGAGGACGAGCTGCACAAGCGCGTCATCGGCCAGGAGGACGCGGTCAAGGCGGTCTCGAAGGCGATCCGGCGTACCCGGGCCGGCCTGAAGGACCCGAAGCGCCCGTCCGGCTCGTTCATCTTCGCCGGCCCGTCCGGTGTGGGTAAGACCGAGCTGTCCAAGGCGCTCGCCGAGTTCCTGTTCGGCAGCGAGGATGCCCTCATCCAGCTGGACATGTCCGAGTTCCACGACCGGTACACGGTGTCCCGGCTGGTGGGTGCCCCTCCCGGCTACGTCGGCTACGACGAGGGCGGGCAGCTGACCGAGAAGGTGCGCCGTCGGCCGTTCTCGGTGGTCCTCTTCGACGAGATCGAGAAGGCCCACCCGGACGTGTTCAACACGCTCCTCCAGATCCTGGAGGACGGGCGGCTCACCGATGGCCAGGGTCGGATCGTGGACTTCAAGAACACGGTCATCATCCTGACCACGAACCTCGGTACGCGGGACGTCGCCAAGGCGGTGTCGCTGGGCTTCCAGGCCTCTGAGGACTCCGAGTCGAACTACGACCGGATGAAGCAGAAGGTCAACGACGAGCTCAAGCAGCACTTCCGGCCCGAGTTCCTGAACCGGATCGACGACACCATCGTCTTCCACCAGCTGCGCGAGAACGAGATCCTGTCGATCGTCGACATCATGATCGCGCGGATCGAGACGCAGCTGAGGAACAAGGACATGGGCCTGGAGCTGACCGACAACGCCAAGAAGTACCTGGCGAAGAAGGGCTTCGACCCGGTGCTGGGCGCGCGGCCGCTGCGTCGCACGATCCAGCGCGACATCGAGGACAACCTCTCCGAGCGGATCCTCTTCAACGAGCTGACCCCGGGTCAGATCGTGGTGGTGGACTGCGAGGGCGACCCGAGCAACATCGACAAGTCCAAGCTCGTCTTCCGGGGCGCCGACCGGCCGGTGGCCGTGCCGGACGCCGTTCCGGCCGACCTCGGTGGCGCCGCCACCGCGGGTGCGGACGAGTAA
- the radA gene encoding DNA repair protein RadA: MSTSRSTSSRTTATGRGRGAGREPRPAYECDACGHQPPKWVGRCPECGEWGSVVECTVSGPLVSGRVVSSRMPTEPARPIATISAAPARARPTGVSELDRVLGGGLVPGAVVLLAGEPGVGKSTLLLDVAQQWAANAGSPSLVVSGEESVSQVRLRAERMGTLHDQLYLAAESDLSAVLGHLDAVKPGLLVLDSVQTISTTGTEGVPGGVTQVRAVTAALVAVAKERGVATVLVGHVTKDGQVAGPRVLEHLVDVVLYFEGDKHSSLRLVRGVKNRFGAADEVGCFEMHEGGISSLADPSGLFLTRYSEPVPGTCVTVAMEGRRALVTEVQALIGATVAGSPRRTVSGLDGARLAMVLAVLQRRTERLTLHDREVFAATVGGIRVVEPAADLAVALAVASGGLNLAIAPHLVAIGEVGLTGEVRRVGAVPRRLAEAARLGFRLALVPPGCGPDSSGVTPPEHMRVIEVTDVRGALQAAARASAE; the protein is encoded by the coding sequence GTGAGCACCTCCCGATCGACCTCCTCCCGCACCACCGCCACCGGCCGCGGCCGGGGCGCCGGCCGCGAGCCACGCCCGGCGTACGAGTGCGACGCCTGCGGCCACCAGCCGCCCAAGTGGGTCGGGCGCTGCCCGGAGTGCGGCGAGTGGGGCTCGGTGGTCGAGTGCACGGTCAGCGGTCCGCTGGTCTCCGGCCGGGTGGTCAGTTCCCGGATGCCCACCGAGCCGGCCCGCCCGATCGCCACCATCAGCGCCGCGCCGGCCCGCGCCCGGCCCACCGGGGTCAGCGAGCTCGACCGGGTGCTCGGCGGCGGGCTGGTCCCCGGGGCGGTGGTGCTGCTCGCCGGCGAGCCCGGGGTCGGCAAGTCCACCCTGCTGCTCGACGTGGCCCAGCAGTGGGCCGCCAACGCCGGCAGCCCGTCGCTGGTGGTCAGCGGCGAGGAGTCGGTCAGTCAGGTACGGCTGCGGGCCGAGCGGATGGGCACCCTGCACGACCAGCTCTACCTGGCCGCCGAGAGCGACCTGTCGGCGGTGCTCGGGCACCTCGACGCGGTCAAGCCGGGGCTGCTGGTGCTCGACTCGGTGCAGACCATCTCCACCACCGGCACCGAGGGGGTGCCGGGCGGGGTGACCCAGGTGCGGGCGGTCACCGCGGCCCTGGTGGCGGTCGCCAAGGAGCGCGGCGTCGCCACCGTGCTGGTCGGCCACGTGACCAAGGACGGCCAGGTCGCCGGGCCCCGGGTGCTGGAGCACCTGGTCGACGTGGTGCTGTACTTCGAGGGCGACAAGCATTCCTCGCTGCGCCTGGTCCGGGGCGTGAAGAACCGGTTCGGCGCCGCCGACGAGGTGGGCTGCTTCGAGATGCACGAGGGGGGCATCAGCAGCCTGGCCGACCCGTCCGGGCTCTTCCTCACCCGCTACTCCGAGCCGGTGCCGGGCACCTGCGTGACGGTGGCGATGGAGGGGCGGCGGGCCCTGGTGACCGAGGTGCAGGCGCTGATCGGCGCCACCGTCGCCGGCTCGCCACGGCGGACGGTCTCCGGGCTGGACGGGGCGCGGCTGGCGATGGTGCTGGCGGTGCTCCAGCGGCGCACCGAGCGACTGACCCTGCACGACCGTGAGGTGTTCGCCGCGACGGTCGGCGGCATCCGGGTGGTGGAGCCGGCCGCCGACCTGGCCGTGGCCCTCGCGGTCGCCTCCGGCGGCCTCAACCTGGCCATCGCCCCGCACCTGGTGGCGATCGGCGAGGTCGGGCTCACCGGCGAGGTACGCCGGGTCGGCGCGGTCCCGCGTCGGCTCGCCGAGGCGGCCCGGCTGGGCTTCCGGCTGGCCCTGGTGCCGCCGGGCTGCGGCCCGGACAGCAGCGGGGTGACGCCGCCGGAGCACATGCGGGTGATCGAGGTCACGGACGTACGCGGAGCGCTCCAGGCTGCCGCCCGCGCTTCCGCCGAGTGA
- a CDS encoding methyltransferase domain-containing protein, with protein sequence MAEVARVSTPSRVLPPNDPRQYDDLAGEWWRPDGAFAMLHWLARARAALVPPAARRDAVLVDLGCGAGLLAPHLAGKGYRHVGVDLTRSALDQAAAHGVTVVNADVTAVPLPDGCADVVSAGEVLEHVPQWRRAVAEACRLLRPGGLLVLDTLNDTLLARLIAVEIGERLPTVPRGIHDPRLFVDARALVAECARHGVELKLRGIRPELTGTLAWLLRRRRGAVDGRPGRTEPRIVPTRSTAVLYQGHGRRSG encoded by the coding sequence ATGGCAGAAGTGGCCCGGGTGTCCACTCCGTCCCGGGTGCTGCCGCCGAACGATCCGCGCCAGTACGACGACCTGGCCGGCGAGTGGTGGCGACCGGACGGCGCGTTCGCGATGCTGCACTGGCTGGCCCGGGCCCGCGCCGCGCTGGTGCCGCCGGCGGCCAGAAGGGACGCGGTCCTGGTCGACCTCGGCTGCGGCGCCGGCCTGCTCGCCCCGCACCTGGCCGGCAAGGGCTACCGGCACGTCGGGGTGGATCTCACCCGCTCGGCCCTCGACCAGGCCGCCGCGCACGGGGTGACCGTGGTGAACGCGGACGTCACCGCGGTGCCGCTGCCGGACGGCTGCGCCGACGTGGTCTCCGCCGGTGAGGTGCTGGAGCACGTGCCGCAGTGGCGCCGGGCGGTCGCCGAGGCGTGCCGCCTGCTGCGGCCGGGCGGCCTGCTGGTGCTGGACACCCTCAACGACACCCTGCTGGCCCGGCTAATCGCGGTCGAGATCGGTGAACGACTGCCCACCGTGCCGCGGGGCATCCACGACCCACGGTTGTTCGTGGACGCCCGCGCGCTGGTCGCCGAGTGCGCCCGGCACGGCGTCGAGCTGAAGCTGCGCGGGATCCGGCCCGAGCTGACCGGGACGCTGGCGTGGCTGCTGCGCCGGCGGCGTGGAGCCGTCGACGGCCGCCCGGGCCGGACGGAGCCGCGGATCGTGCCGACCCGGTCCACGGCGGTGCTGTACCAGGGCCACGGGCGCCGGAGCGGGTAG
- a CDS encoding glycine cleavage system protein R, with protein sequence MNELAITVIGRDRPGIVADVAEALARLGANLTDSTMTRLRGHFAMTLICVGPAAADVEAELAPLAADGQLLATVRAVTPDGQTPATGEPYVLAVHGADRMGIVAAMTRVLADAGGNVTDLSTRLTGSLYVVVAEVELPPGSSDEVAGRLARTAAELGVGVSLRPADPDLL encoded by the coding sequence ATGAACGAGCTGGCGATCACCGTCATCGGCCGGGACCGGCCGGGCATCGTGGCCGACGTCGCCGAGGCGCTCGCGCGGCTCGGCGCGAACCTCACCGACTCCACGATGACCCGGTTGCGGGGTCACTTCGCGATGACCCTGATCTGCGTGGGCCCGGCCGCCGCCGACGTCGAGGCCGAGCTGGCCCCGCTCGCCGCCGACGGCCAACTGCTGGCCACCGTACGCGCGGTCACTCCGGACGGGCAGACGCCGGCAACCGGCGAGCCGTACGTCCTGGCGGTGCACGGCGCGGATCGGATGGGCATCGTCGCGGCGATGACCCGCGTGCTGGCCGACGCGGGCGGCAACGTCACCGACCTGAGCACCCGGCTGACCGGCTCCCTCTACGTGGTGGTCGCCGAGGTCGAGCTGCCACCCGGCAGCTCCGACGAGGTGGCCGGCCGGCTCGCCCGTACTGCTGCCGAGCTGGGCGTGGGGGTCAGCCTCCGCCCCGCGGATCCGGACCTGCTGTGA
- the lysS gene encoding lysine--tRNA ligase, translating to MTEQNALPVDPADDLPEQMKVRREKRDRMLAEGVEPYPVGYPRTSTLARIRAQYADLPTDTATGDRVSVTGRVIFVRNTGKLCFATLRDGDGTELQAMLSLDRVGAERLEDWKRLVDLGDHVGVTGEVITSRRGELSVLVEEWAVTAKALRPLPVAHKPLSEEARVRQRYVDLVVRPQARQMVRTRAAAMRSLRDTLHARDFIEVETPMLQLLHGGAAARPFVTHSNALNTDLYLRIAPELFLKRSVVGGVDRVFEINRNFRNEGIDSSHSPEFAMLEAYQAYGDYNTMAELTRNLVQQAAIAVGGSTVVTHADGREFDLGGEWRSVTLFGVLSEALGEEVTVRTERSRLVEYADKVGLSVDPKWGPGKLAEELFEELVVPSLQAPTFVFDYPEETSPLTRAHRSEPGLAEKWDLYVLGFELGTAYSELVDPVVQRERLVAQAQLAARGDDEAMRLDEDFLRAMEYGMPPAGGMGMGIDRLLMALTGLGIRETILFPLVRPE from the coding sequence GTGACCGAGCAGAACGCCCTGCCAGTAGATCCTGCCGACGACCTTCCCGAGCAGATGAAGGTCCGCCGGGAGAAGCGGGACCGGATGCTCGCCGAGGGCGTCGAGCCGTACCCGGTCGGCTATCCCCGGACCAGCACGCTGGCCCGGATCCGAGCCCAGTACGCCGACCTGCCCACCGACACCGCCACCGGCGACCGGGTCTCGGTCACCGGCCGGGTGATCTTCGTACGCAACACCGGCAAGCTCTGCTTCGCCACCCTGCGGGACGGCGACGGCACCGAGCTGCAGGCGATGCTCTCGCTGGACCGGGTCGGCGCGGAGCGGCTGGAGGACTGGAAGCGCTTGGTCGACCTCGGCGACCACGTCGGCGTCACCGGTGAGGTGATCACCAGCCGGCGCGGCGAGCTGTCGGTCCTGGTCGAGGAGTGGGCGGTCACCGCCAAGGCGCTGCGCCCGCTGCCGGTGGCGCACAAGCCGCTGAGCGAGGAGGCCCGGGTCCGCCAGCGCTACGTGGACCTGGTCGTCCGCCCGCAGGCGCGGCAGATGGTCCGTACCCGGGCGGCCGCGATGCGCAGCCTCCGCGACACCCTGCACGCGCGGGACTTCATCGAGGTGGAGACCCCGATGCTCCAGTTGCTGCACGGTGGCGCGGCGGCCCGCCCATTCGTGACTCACAGCAATGCGCTCAACACTGATCTGTATCTGCGAATCGCGCCGGAACTGTTTCTCAAGCGGTCCGTGGTCGGCGGTGTGGACCGGGTCTTCGAGATCAACCGCAACTTCCGTAATGAGGGCATCGACTCCTCGCACTCACCGGAGTTCGCGATGCTCGAGGCCTACCAGGCGTACGGCGACTACAACACGATGGCCGAGTTGACCCGCAATCTGGTCCAGCAGGCCGCGATCGCGGTCGGCGGATCGACGGTGGTCACCCACGCCGACGGCCGTGAGTTCGATCTGGGCGGCGAGTGGCGGTCGGTGACGCTGTTCGGTGTTCTTTCGGAGGCGCTCGGCGAGGAGGTCACCGTCCGCACCGAAAGGTCGCGCCTGGTCGAGTACGCCGACAAGGTCGGGCTGTCGGTCGACCCGAAGTGGGGCCCGGGCAAGCTGGCCGAGGAGTTGTTCGAGGAACTGGTCGTGCCGTCGTTGCAGGCACCCACCTTCGTGTTCGACTACCCGGAGGAGACCAGCCCGTTGACCCGGGCGCACCGCAGCGAGCCGGGCCTGGCCGAGAAGTGGGACCTCTACGTCCTCGGCTTCGAGCTGGGGACCGCGTACTCCGAGCTGGTCGACCCGGTGGTGCAGCGGGAGCGGCTGGTGGCCCAGGCGCAGCTCGCCGCCCGCGGCGACGACGAGGCGATGCGACTGGACGAGGACTTTCTCCGGGCGATGGAGTACGGAATGCCGCCGGCCGGTGGTATGGGAATGGGAATCGATCGGCTCTTGATGGCGCTGACGGGCCTGGGAATTCGGGAAACCATCCTGTTCCCGTTGGTCCGGCCGGAGTAG
- the disA gene encoding DNA integrity scanning diadenylate cyclase DisA → MPIDRDATKPAAATPHARSAVGSSARPISVSVTGSFGGAGGDPLRANLALMAPGTALRDGLERILRGRTGALIVLGYDKVVDSICTGGFPMDVEFSATRVRELCKMDGAVVLSSDGTRIVQAGVHLMPDPSIPTEESGTRHRTAERVARQTGYPVISVSQSMRIISLYVNGQRHVLDDSAAILSRANQALATLERYKLRLDEVSGTLSALEIEDLVTVRDAVAVVQRLEMVRRIADEIAGYVVELGTDGRLLALQLDELMAGVDADRTLVIRDYLPVGRKSRTLDEALVELDLLSATELIDLVAVAKAIGYPSASDALDAAVSPRGFRLLAKVPRLPAAIVDRLVVHFGSLQRLLGATVEDLQAVEGVGDARARGVREGLSRLAEASILERYV, encoded by the coding sequence GTGCCGATCGACCGCGATGCCACCAAGCCCGCCGCGGCGACGCCGCACGCCCGCAGTGCGGTGGGCTCGTCCGCCCGTCCGATCAGCGTGAGCGTGACCGGGAGTTTCGGCGGGGCCGGTGGAGACCCGCTGCGGGCCAACCTTGCCCTGATGGCGCCGGGCACCGCGCTGCGTGACGGCCTGGAGCGCATCCTGCGCGGTCGCACCGGTGCGCTGATCGTTCTCGGCTACGACAAGGTGGTCGACTCGATCTGCACCGGCGGCTTCCCGATGGACGTCGAGTTCTCCGCCACCCGAGTCCGCGAGCTGTGCAAGATGGACGGCGCGGTGGTGCTCTCCAGCGACGGCACCCGGATCGTGCAGGCGGGCGTGCACCTGATGCCCGACCCGTCCATCCCCACCGAGGAGTCCGGCACCCGGCACCGCACCGCCGAGCGGGTGGCCCGGCAGACCGGCTACCCGGTCATCTCGGTCAGCCAGTCGATGCGGATCATCAGCCTCTACGTCAACGGCCAGCGGCACGTCCTGGACGACTCGGCGGCCATCCTGTCCCGGGCCAACCAGGCGCTGGCCACGCTGGAGCGCTACAAGCTCCGCCTGGACGAGGTCTCCGGCACCCTCTCCGCCCTGGAGATCGAGGATCTGGTCACCGTACGCGACGCGGTGGCGGTGGTGCAGCGGCTGGAGATGGTCCGCCGGATCGCCGACGAGATCGCCGGGTACGTGGTGGAGCTGGGCACCGACGGTCGGCTGCTCGCCCTCCAGCTCGACGAGCTGATGGCCGGCGTGGACGCCGACCGCACCCTGGTCATCCGCGACTACCTGCCCGTCGGCCGGAAGTCGCGCACCCTCGACGAGGCGCTGGTCGAGCTGGATCTGCTCAGCGCCACCGAGCTGATTGACCTGGTCGCGGTCGCCAAGGCGATCGGCTACCCGTCGGCGTCCGACGCCCTCGACGCGGCGGTGAGCCCGCGCGGCTTCCGCCTGCTGGCGAAGGTGCCCCGGCTCCCGGCTGCCATCGTCGACCGGCTGGTGGTGCACTTCGGCAGCCTCCAGCGGCTGCTCGGCGCCACCGTGGAAGATCTCCAGGCGGTCGAGGGGGTGGGTGACGCCCGCGCCCGGGGCGTCCGCGAGGGGCTGTCCCGGCTCGCCGAGGCGTCCATCCTGGAGCGGTACGTCTGA
- a CDS encoding histone-like nucleoid-structuring protein Lsr2, with amino-acid sequence MAKQIIHKLVDDLDGGDADETVKFALDGVQYEIDLSASNAEKLRGVFDQYIKHGTKVGRGGVVVGGRAARGRGGATADREQNKAIRAWAKKAGKEISDRGRIPQEIVDEYHAKAGH; translated from the coding sequence GTGGCCAAGCAGATCATTCACAAGCTGGTCGATGACCTGGACGGCGGGGACGCTGACGAGACCGTCAAGTTCGCGCTCGACGGCGTGCAGTACGAGATCGACCTGTCGGCATCGAACGCCGAGAAATTGCGCGGGGTATTCGATCAGTACATCAAGCACGGGACCAAGGTCGGTCGCGGTGGGGTGGTCGTCGGCGGCCGGGCCGCGCGTGGCCGTGGCGGCGCGACCGCCGACCGCGAGCAGAACAAGGCCATTCGGGCCTGGGCCAAGAAGGCCGGCAAGGAGATCTCCGACCGGGGCCGCATCCCGCAGGAGATCGTCGACGAGTACCACGCGAAGGCGGGTCACTGA
- a CDS encoding UbiA family prenyltransferase: protein MPSRVLGLVKASHPEPTAAVTGVAGLLAAGVGHRPAGVAAVVLTVLASQLAVGWSNDALDAHRDAAVGRTDKPVVSGAVRRRPLAYAAVAAAVLTPLLALLLTTGAAAAWVTLGLVSALLYNWPLKSTAVSVLPYAFSFGALPAFVLLALPGSPPPPVWLVAAAAFLGAGAHFANVLPDLADDARTGVHGLPHRLGPAGSRLAAAGLLLAATVTLVVGPPGPPSWAGLSAIAVAAVVPALGSYAERVSVRAGGRQVAAFRAVMVVALIDVCLLVANGRVV, encoded by the coding sequence ATGCCGTCTCGGGTGTTAGGGCTGGTCAAGGCGAGCCATCCGGAACCGACCGCGGCGGTCACCGGGGTGGCCGGGCTGCTGGCGGCCGGCGTCGGGCACCGGCCGGCCGGGGTGGCCGCCGTGGTGCTCACCGTGCTGGCCAGCCAACTCGCCGTGGGCTGGAGCAACGACGCCCTCGACGCGCACCGGGACGCCGCGGTGGGGCGTACCGACAAACCGGTGGTCAGCGGCGCCGTCCGGCGCCGGCCCCTCGCGTACGCCGCCGTCGCGGCCGCCGTCCTCACCCCGCTGCTGGCGCTGCTGCTCACGACCGGCGCGGCGGCGGCGTGGGTGACGCTCGGGCTGGTGTCCGCGCTGCTCTACAACTGGCCGCTGAAATCGACCGCGGTCTCCGTGCTGCCCTACGCGTTCTCCTTCGGCGCGCTGCCCGCCTTCGTGCTGCTGGCCCTGCCCGGCTCGCCTCCGCCCCCGGTCTGGCTGGTGGCCGCCGCCGCGTTTCTGGGGGCCGGGGCGCACTTCGCCAACGTGCTGCCGGACCTGGCCGACGACGCCCGGACCGGGGTGCACGGGCTGCCGCACCGGCTGGGACCGGCGGGCAGCCGGCTGGCCGCCGCCGGGCTGCTCCTCGCGGCGACCGTCACCCTGGTCGTCGGGCCGCCCGGGCCACCGTCGTGGGCCGGCCTGTCGGCCATCGCCGTCGCCGCCGTGGTGCCGGCCCTCGGTTCGTACGCCGAACGGGTCTCGGTCCGGGCCGGCGGCCGGCAGGTGGCCGCCTTCCGGGCGGTGATGGTGGTGGCGCTCATCGACGTGTGCCTGCTGGTGGCGAACGGCCGGGTGGTCTGA
- a CDS encoding peptide deformylase produces the protein MTAEYVGLGGWTPEALGVPGEVRPVVAAPDPVLSRPGPEVDPTSDEVVRLAADLVATMRVSPGCVGLAAPQVGVSAQVFAVDVTGHPKAVTVHGTFVLCNASVVEATRWKAGREGCMSVPDLTGDVKRATRLVVEGVLPGTGTPVRLVTDAFEARALQHEIDHCAGLLFLDRVAGAHAVYQRKIYL, from the coding sequence GTGACCGCCGAGTACGTCGGCCTGGGTGGCTGGACCCCGGAGGCGCTGGGGGTGCCGGGTGAGGTGCGGCCGGTGGTGGCCGCGCCCGACCCGGTGCTCAGTCGGCCCGGGCCGGAGGTCGACCCGACCTCGGACGAGGTGGTCCGGCTCGCCGCCGACCTGGTCGCCACCATGCGGGTCTCGCCGGGCTGCGTGGGCCTCGCGGCGCCGCAGGTGGGGGTGAGCGCGCAGGTGTTCGCGGTGGACGTCACTGGCCACCCGAAGGCGGTCACCGTGCACGGCACCTTCGTGCTCTGCAACGCCTCCGTCGTCGAGGCGACCCGCTGGAAGGCCGGACGGGAGGGCTGCATGTCGGTGCCTGACCTGACCGGTGACGTGAAGCGGGCCACCCGGCTGGTGGTCGAGGGGGTGCTGCCGGGCACCGGCACGCCGGTGCGGCTGGTCACCGACGCTTTCGAGGCGCGGGCGCTCCAGCACGAGATCGACCACTGTGCCGGCCTGCTCTTCCTCGACCGGGTAGCCGGTGCGCACGCCGTCTATCAGCGCAAGATCTACCTCTGA